A section of the Phalacrocorax aristotelis unplaced genomic scaffold, bGulAri2.1 scaffold_195, whole genome shotgun sequence genome encodes:
- the LOC142051069 gene encoding forkhead box protein J1-like, with protein MAEGWLRCLQAGKDGGPEGSVGDSDDLDDSLTSLMWLQDFSISACMGKSSCCPSDPDPQDCHSIPSSAAPCSPPAADPARMGMPHTPCKPISSPTLSTAHHPTAAHPQLMQDIDYKTNPHIKPPYSYATLICMAMEASQKPKITLSAIYKWITDNFCYFRHADPNWQNSIRHNLSLNKGFIKVPREKGERGKGGFWKLDPQYADRLKSGAFKKRRMPPVQIHPAVTDRAQQEAQSVASPATSACASSNSLNISVELQQLLKEFEEVTGDQNWNLADGKAGHKRKQPLPEQTAKAPRLSNPALLTQEEQTELASLKGSLDWEAILNTTLNGDFSTFGDLELTPPISPITRDLDLMLHGHHIASPQGQEHVLTESNHDNLDFDETFMATAFLQHPWHQGANDYLSNSGNVEEVFELSDGSLPADVSDWSSLASLL; from the exons ATGGCTGAGGGGTGGCtgcgctgcctgcaggcaggaaaggaCGGAGGGCCGGAGGGCAGCGTGGGGGACTCAGACGACCTGGACGACAGCCTGACCAGCCTCATGTGGCTGCAGGACTTCTCAATCAGCGCCTGCATGGGCAagtcctcctgctgccccagtgACCCGGACCCCCAGGACTGTCACAGCATCCCCAGCTCTGCCGCGCCGTGCTCGCCCCCGGCCGCCGACCCGGCACGCATGGGCATGCCCCACACTCCCTGCAAGCCCATCTCCTCCCCCACCTTGAGCACGGCGCACCACCCCACGGCCGCGCACCCTCAGCTCATGCAGGACATCGACTACAAGACCAACCCACACATCAAGCCACCCTACTCCTACGCCACCCTCATCTGCATGGCGATGGAAGCCAGCCAGAAGCCCAAAATCACCCTCTCCGCCATCTACAAGTGGATTACTGACAACTTCTGCTACTTCCGACACGCCGATCCCAACTGGCAG AACTCCATCCGACACAACCTCTCCTTGAACAAGGGCTTCATCAAGGTGCCCCGGGAGAAGGGCGAGCGAGGGAAAGGTGGGTTTTGGAAGCTTGACCCCCAATACGCCGACCGGCTCAAGAGTGGTGCCTTCAAAAAGCGGAGGATGCCCCCGGTGCAGATCCACCCGGCCGTCACCGACAGAGCCCAGCAAGAAGCACAGAGCGTCGCCAGCCCGGCCACTTCAGCTTGCGCCTCCAGTAACAGCCTCAACATCAGCGTGGAgctacagcagctgctgaaagagtTTGAAGAAGTCACCGGTGACCAGAACTGGAACCTAGCAGATGGCAAAGCAGGGCACAAGCGCAAGCAGCCCTTGCCCGAGCAAACGGCCAAGGCGCCTCGGCTTTCCAACCCTGCCTTGCTGACCCAGGAAGAGCAGACTGAGCTGGCATCACTGAAAGGCAGCCTTGACTGGGAAGCCATCCTCAACACCACCCTGAATGGAGACTTCTCCACTTTTGGGGACCTGGAGCTCACGCCTCCCATCAGCCCCATAACACGCGACCTGGACTTGATGCTACACGGGCACCACATCGcctctccccaggggcaggagcacGTCCTCACCGAATCCAACCACGACAACCTGGACTTTGATGAAACCTTCATGGCCACGGCCTTCCTGCAGCACCCCTGGCACCAAGGGGCAAACGATTACCTCTCCAACTCCGGCAACGTGGAGGAGGTGTTTGAACTCAGCGACGGCTCTTTGCCAGCAGATGTGAGCGACTGGAGCAGTCTGGCGTCCCTCTTATAA